From the genome of Atribacterota bacterium, one region includes:
- a CDS encoding DUF554 domain-containing protein, with protein sequence MIGTIINSLAIIFGCIIGLILKGHFPKRFSNILFQGIGLVTLLLGIQMAIQAKDILLVILSLVIGGFLGEIIDIEKRLDNVGEKIKSLFKHQVGKEEFTKGFITASLLYCVGSMAVMGAIEEGINGNPNILIAKSALDGISSIIFTASLGIGVLFSTIPVFLYQGTITQIAFLVKHWITADIINEMTAVGGILIIGLSLGILEIKKVKIANILPSLLVIILLITIKKIIIHS encoded by the coding sequence ATGATAGGCACCATTATTAATAGTTTGGCTATTATTTTTGGTTGTATTATTGGATTAATTTTAAAAGGACATTTTCCAAAAAGATTTAGTAATATTCTTTTTCAGGGGATAGGGTTGGTTACCCTATTATTAGGGATTCAAATGGCCATTCAAGCAAAAGATATATTATTGGTTATTCTTTCTCTGGTCATAGGAGGCTTTTTGGGAGAGATTATAGATATAGAGAAGAGATTGGATAATGTAGGTGAGAAAATTAAATCACTTTTTAAACATCAGGTGGGAAAAGAGGAATTCACTAAGGGTTTTATAACTGCTAGTTTGTTATACTGTGTAGGTTCAATGGCAGTAATGGGAGCAATTGAAGAGGGTATCAACGGTAATCCCAATATTTTAATAGCAAAATCTGCTTTAGATGGTATATCTTCTATTATTTTTACTGCTTCTTTGGGAATTGGCGTTTTATTCTCAACGATTCCTGTTTTTTTATACCAGGGAACAATTACTCAAATAGCCTTTTTAGTAAAACATTGGATAACAGCTGATATTATTAATGAAATGACCGCTGTAGGAGGAATACTTATTATTGGATTATCACTTGGAATATTGGAAATTAAAAAAGTCAAAATAGCAAACATTCTGCCTTCTTTGTTAGTCATCATTTTACTAATAACTATAAAAAAAATAATTATTCATAGTTAA
- a CDS encoding DUF5668 domain-containing protein, which translates to MNIMGRSSGQWLIGLIILAIGILFLVENIFGIEMWERVWLFWPIIFMLWGLMEIFQKKSLFFGLILMAIGIIFLLRNMELYQWSDSICKFWPIIIIALGFDQLLKKPESYTVKSFQNEGKGKKRIITQDDEII; encoded by the coding sequence ATGAATATTATGGGAAGAAGTTCAGGTCAGTGGTTAATAGGTTTAATAATTCTAGCAATCGGAATACTATTTTTAGTAGAAAATATATTTGGAATAGAAATGTGGGAAAGAGTTTGGCTTTTTTGGCCTATCATATTCATGCTATGGGGCTTGATGGAAATATTTCAAAAAAAATCTCTCTTTTTTGGACTTATTCTCATGGCAATTGGAATTATCTTTTTATTACGAAATATGGAATTATATCAATGGTCAGATTCAATTTGTAAGTTTTGGCCTATAATTATAATAGCACTTGGTTTTGATCAATTATTAAAAAAACCTGAATCATATACAGTAAAATCATTTCAGAATGAAGGAAAAGGGAAGAAAAGGATAATAACCCAGGATGATGAAATAATATGA